The nucleotide sequence ggtataacatccgtcttgtatattagtatactccttgcatatcacgtgaaacacgtgatcatcaggtgccaacacgccgaatatcaatttgatccctgttccttcttgcatattctccatgagctgttatccaatgagcctgtcttaactctgtatcatcacgtgaggctgatacagtgagttctgtaacactaggccacacccatcttgctccaaaacacaaggagagcactgtgctcaaaagccctgcgcatacaggcggtctggggcgaggaaaaggatcggaaagattatAAAAGGGAGTGTTGTCCCGGCAacttatagggacaagagactgtagaatagctgctggcctcgagtccatgaatcatggtctatcatagctctagggctcggtatggacaataaacttgattaaataataataataaggTATTATCCAGCTGTTGTGAAGCTGGATCTATATCAGACCCCATTGTATACAGCATAAAAAAGTACTTTGGAAGGCAGAAAAGAAGTACTTCTTTTGTGATTTCATCATTTCACTGCTTTCTTTACCGAAAAATTAAGGTTCACACTAAAAAGTTCAGGGCAAGGGCTAATATAAAGTTCCGGCCACCTGAAAAATCATGTGACTTAGTTACGGCCACCCAAAATGGTTTTGGGTGGCTTCTACTTTTCAGGTGGCCTTAACTCTATTTTGGGTCCATGCCACCCAACGACTCGAGCTCGGGCAGTTGCTCTAACATGTAACTAACTAAGCGGCGCGGACGTGTCGGCCTGGAGGATGAGGCATACATGGGTACCAGAGTGTGGATAACCCTGGGCGAGGGCTTCGAGGCGCTGAGGTATAAATAGATCATCAAGCCCATAGATAGAGAATCAAGCGATTCGTTTCTTACTCAATTAGAAGTAACTATCTTTTGTATATTACGATCCTATCTTAGCAACTCGGTGTCGACTCGTAGCCGAAATGGTTTAGTCTACAATGCCCAAATCCCAGACCCCGGCGTTACATTGAGTAACGAGCTAAATTGAACTTTTACAGAAAATAAAGCTACTGATGCCAGATCCCTGCTCTAACAAGTTGAATTTAATGAGACAGCGAGGGCAAATTCAATGTTTTTAAAATCAAAGGTTGCACCTCCTCTTGATTATAccaaatagaaaagaaacaaaggaaggaaggaaggaaaagaTCCCTACAGGCCATAGTGGACATACGGAACCCAGAAGAACGATTCAGGATGCTCCTGCCTGCGACGGCGGGAGCCGACGAGCACTGCATCTCATTTCTTCTCACCAGACGCTGCTCTATCCTGGATTTCAAACGCCTTAAACTCTCTTTCCAGAGCTTGCAGTTGCTCCTCAGTCCTCGGTGCTCTGCTCTACGCGACTCTCATCCTCTGCACCATTCCTCATGATCGTATTCCGGCAGTTGTCACATATACGTCGAGTGGCTCGTTGAAGTCTGGGGTCGACAGCCTCATCGGccaatccttttcttttcaaggTCTCGTACACGACTCTTGCTACCTCAGCGCAATGCTGATCTGAGGCTTCCCAGAGCACACCAATGGCATGTCGAAAGCCCGCGAGCTGGCAGGCATGGATAAGATGGATGGCTTCGCCAGCGAGATTATTTTTTCTCATTGCACCGGTCGATCAGCAAAAGAGATACATGAGAAATGGATACGTCTCTACCAGGTTTTCCTAACGGAGCTTCCCTACCGTCAAAGGACTGCTCTGCCAGTTCTTGGTTAATAGACAGCTTTGTGCGGGATAGTGGGCGTGTGACACTCCATGACCGGCAAAGTGCAGGATCTTACAGCTTTTCATAATTTCAATACTTCCTTCGTGTATACATTTTACTCCGAATTTGCGGGTGTAAGGCCTATTTGCATGGACAAGAGGCTTGATCAAAGTAACTTCCTCAACGGCGAATGGCAGGGAGGTCTGATGAGGCGTTTCGGCCATGGAAATAAGAAGTACGTGCCGTGGGTCTGTAACGCTGGTCGTGTCGGGTTAATGGTGCTGACGGCTGTAGATGGGCAATCTGACTGAAGATAAATAAGATATTCAAACTTTGATGCAAGCTCAGGGTGCTTCCGTCTGAGGTCAGATATACCTACCCGCGTATCTAACAAAAGACCGGCCACAACCCTTCTTTAAAACATTCTAGTTCTTTGGCCATCAGCAAGATCCTTGGTGATTTCGATCCGCGCCGACAGTGTCGATCCAATTTTCTCCAACATAGTAGCTCCGGGATGGATACTCGGAGGCATAGCATGCAAGGCCACGTTTTGGGCATGTAACTATTGCAAGGTCAAGTTCAGAAGTTTCCGGCCTTTTCGGGCTGATTGGAGGCAGTTGGTTTAGAAGATTTCATCCGAAGTTGATCGTGTCATTGAGGTCTTCAATTGACCCTGTCACTGTATTGAGCCCCGTTAAGGAGGTCCTCTAGAATTTTCATTTCAAAGTCTTCGCCTTCGGGAATCTACGGCCCAGATGTCTTGCAATTGTCATGATCAATTTTGTCATTTGACAGCGTCGCTTGTATTGCTCATCGTCGAGCGGTGTCGATGCGGCCCATCTTTGGGCTTTTTCCAAACACTTGTCGGCCCAGTTAGGGGAGCCTGTTTTCTTAAAAATATGCCAGCAAGTAAAGATGAAAAGCTCGACTTCGTTGTCATCGGTCATATCCTCATGGAGCTCTGCGAATGCCTCGAGTTCGTCATTATCTAGTTCCAGTAAAGAACTGATAACCTCCGCATCAATTTGGAATTCTTCTATCTCTAGAGAGTCCATCTTCAAGAGTTGGCACAAAGGAGAAAGGCAGAACGGGACGAAATcgggaagaggagaaagtTGTTGTGCTGACTGGCGAGGAAGGCAAGAATAGGATGTTTGCGTACCTCTTCACCTCAGCCTCGCTGAGTCTGACCAATCTAATTGGCCCCGTCACGTAGTGAGGCTGTGCCGTACTCAAACCGAAGAGGCAGCCAATagcctctttttcttgtcaAATCTAGATCATCCAAGTTTCCCGCAAGCATGCATAAACATTGTAGTGGCAGAACCGCTACGCCTAGTCAAGACGACTCGCTCACGACCATGATCACGATATGGTTTCTATACTTCATATCACATAGCCGTCTATATTACCGCCAATAAAAAATCTCCCCGCGCGACAACCACCCATTCAATTGCCCGAAAAATCCCTTTCGCTCACATCACGATGCTTCAGTCCGCGGTCGGGTGATACAAACGAACCACTTCGTTGTACTGTCAACTCCATTCTGAGTTCTCTGCTGCGGCTCTAAACTAACCAACGATCTGAATCTCTTTTTCCTGCAGCCAGGATGGTCCTCTAACCCTAATACGCTTAATGGACCGCACGTGCGCATTATGTACAGGCATATGTGTGACAAAGCAAGGCATAAGTCCGCTATGCGAGCACCGTGTCCTAGCACCATGACGTTAGAGTGGCAAGTGAAAGCGGGGTGAAAAGCTGCCCCGCCTTTTAGGCTGTCATATTGCCCGGACCCGCGCTGTCCTTCCAAAGAAAGCCGTACAATCTCTACCATTCATCAGACCGCCCTGGAAGATATTCCAGGGTGTGCCTTGGAGAAAGGTCAAAAAGCGGTTCCCTTTTTTGGAGCGTCATAATTCTCCACGAAATCTCATCAGTCTCATCCAGAAGAAAATATGGCGTCAGTAAAGCCTCCGTTCACCCTTGAATCAGCCACGCTTAAGGTCAAGGCCGCCCAGGATCTCTGGAATACCCAGTTCGTTCGTTCATTTCCCGTTATACTTCACTAGTCTAACAACCTCAAGGAATCCGATTAATGTTTGCAAGTCGTATACTGCAGATTGTATTTGGCGCAATCGGACCTGTTTTTTCCGTGGCACGGAAGCCATACAGACGTTTCTTACGGCCAAgtggagaagagagaaatcTTACCGCCTACGCAAAGAACTATTCGCTTTTACTGAGAATCGCATCGCCGTGCAATTCTGGTATGAATACCAAGATGCCGAAGACGGTTATAAATGGAAACGCTGTTACGGAATGGAAGATTGGACTTTCGACGAAGAGGGCAAAATGCAGAAAAGGATGATGTCAGGAAATGATTTACTTCTAGGCCCAAATGGAGACGGCTCGGGACGCTGGTTTGTGGATGGAGCTGATGTCAATGAGGTGAAAATCAGCGAAGACCATTGGTGAATATCGTCAGGTGCCGATAGGCCAGCGCACATACGGCGTACGATAGTCCAGAATATAAGCGAATCCATTTTGTTCAACTGGGATAACATCCTTTGATTCCCGTCTATATCGTACACCAGCAATCGAGCATATAccgtgcttgagtgctttaGTGTGCGGGCATGCTAGCTTCATCTAGGGACCTCGGATATCGGCGCAACTATTAATCCACGTCAAGCTTCATCAGGACTCACGGCGCCCTTGGGAATGGAGCCCACTAGAGAAGATCAACGAGCTCGCCATGCGGAGGCTAGGGCAGACCACCTTCCAAGACCTGGAGCGTATCCAGCTGTACATCACGGCGCCATATCGGAGCCCGCCAGAGGTGGTCATTGCCGAGAACATAGAAAATGCAATCATAGAACACAACACAATGATAGCCCACAACCAGTCGGTATACACAGACGGGAGTGTGGTCAACGGCAGAGTgagagcagcagcagtctGCCCAAAGCACCAAAAAACACGGTCAACATACATGGGAGAACAGTCAGAGGCCACACAGCAGCAGGATCGATTCCACAATGATCTCCTCGATCTGTCCGATGAACCTAATCAAGAGTTGTCTAGGAGCTGCCAGCGATGGGCGGCACTGATTGGCTCCATTCTCGGCTCGCGGCGCCCGAGCTGAAATCCGGCTGAGAATACTGACCAATTGAATGGCCGGCTGTCTCGGCTCTCTCGGTGCTTGCAATACTAAGCCTATATAATGCTGGTTATCTTCCGGGTCGTTTCATAATCCGTTTCTGTTATCGACAAGTTTCAATAATGACCCAGCCTCAGTTGCGAGTGCTCATCGTCGGGGCTTCAATCGCGGCCCCCACTGCGGCTTACTGGTTTGCCAAAGCCGGGGCGAAAGTCACTGTTATCGAGCGATTTCCGCATCTACGCACAAATGGACAAAATGTCGACATTCGCACTGCAGGTGTTTCGGTGATGCGTAAAATGcaggggagggagaaggctGTGCGGGCCAAGACGATCCCAATGGAAGGTATCAGCCTTATTCGAGACGATGGCCGATCATATGGGACAATCAGAGCAACGGGAAATCCAGATCAGCAATCGCTTGTCTCTGAGTACGAAATTCTGCGCGGCGACTTGGCACGCTTTATCTTCGACATGACCAACCACGAGAACGTCAACTATGTTTTCGGCGAACAAGTCGTCTCAATACAACAACACGAACAAGAATATGGGCCTGTCACAGTTGAGTTCATGAACGGCTTACCAACTTCGCAATATGACTTGGTCGTCGCTTGTGACGGTTCGGCCTCGAGAACCCGGGCTATAGGCCTTGGCTGCGGTGTCCGGGATCATATCGAACCAGTAAACCTCTGAACAGCTTACTTCACTGTCCCAAGAGATCTCCTCGGGGGAAGCATGATAGCACATGGGCATAGTGCCTCCGGTGGCCGTGCTTTTTTCATGGGGGCCGGCCCATCGGGCGTGACCCGAGTCGGGATCATGTGTGCTCTCCCACACAATGGCCGGGACGCGACACTTCCTTTCCGCCAGGCCGTGAAGGCGGGGACCGGCCCTCTCAAGGAATATGTGGCTGAGCATTACAAGGGGGGTGGACTGGAAGTGGAAACAGGTTGTGAAGGACATGTTTGCGGCAAACGATTTTTATGGCAGTGAGATTGTCCAGGTCAAAACACCCACCCTTTCCAAGCGACGCTTTGTGCTCGTTGGTGATGCGGTTTATGCACCTGGTCCAACGGGAGGTGGAGCATCTCTTGCAATGGCCGGCGCGTACCTTTTGGCAGGCGAGATCATCAAACACAATGGTTATCTGGCTGCAGGGTTCCGTGGCTTCGAGCAGCAGGTGCGACCTCTCATCAATGACCTTCAGAAGATTCTGCCACTTGTTCCCACTGCGTTCGCGCCACAGACAGCCTGGCGCATATGGTTGCGAACcatgattttttttttttcttttatctgCTGGTCTCGAATTTTGGAGTTTTTCCAAAAGGTTTTTCAGTGGCTGATTCGGTCACACTGATCAGTTCAAACTCCCGGGATATGAATGGGAGGCTTAAGGACCCAAGATATTATATTATACACACCTTTAATATATTTAAACAGTAATCCGTCAGATTGTTGCGTCTTTCACTTGTAGCATTTCACCGCTGTATATTGGGGCAAGGAATGTTGGTTTCAGCACTGTAAGGGTAGGGAGGAAACTACCGATGGCCCGAATGTGAGGGCCGTTATTGGATTGAGCATTACCATCCTGCCTTTCAGACTGTGCATTGGAGACTCGGTGAGGGTCAGCGGAGAACGGGTGCAAGTTCATATGAAACAATAAGATGGCCACCTTGTTGGATAGGCTGGTGTTCCTTGAGCCTCCAGGACCCATGGTAGGCGAGAATTACCAGGTCAACGAGAATGTCATTTTGTATCTGGCAGCCTGAGGAACTCTCACAAGTTTTCGTCTAAGCTGGATATGACTTTGAAGACTTATAGACTGCAGCACGATCCGCAAGATATCCATGCGGAtatgtaaacagtgcaaattGGACGAACCCGTGTCTACATAATTTATGCAATTCTTGACGGTATTGAATGATATTTTAGTTGTAAGAAAGTCTACTGATTGAATAAATAATACTCAGCTCCTGCTATCACTTGATACCCTAATTGAGGCGAATATTCCCTAGattcatcttcgtcatgaGAATAATTCTCTGCTCCAGCAGTAAATATATTTCCCTGTAACATTCAAGGTCTGCTATTGATATCTTAATTATTAGTAGCTTCCACCACGTCACTCGTAATCCGAGATACTAGGGATAATATAAAAGCAGAAGGTTCTAATATATTTAAGCGTTTTCTAAAATCTCATGAGGATACTGGAAAATGCCAACTGACACTGTTACAACCAGCACAGGCGTAAATAACCGATATATACGAATCCGAATGAGTGAGATATACATCACATGACAGCTTGAATGTAGTTAGGTTAGCGAGAATTGCAAACGAATGCAGAtaccatgcggatatccgcatcctatcCGCGCGGActtggatttggatgtggataccaaagtggtatccgcggatgaggatatgtcgcagtctaaATACTTATCCGCTTTAATAGTTTTACCATGCGAAACAACCAAAAATGTAGTATAAAACATGCATATATGAGTGACGGTTCACATATGACAGCTCATATATGGGGCTCAACACTAcagcaatggatgatacgcCGAAATGCTGCTCCTCAgccatgtcgccaacaaccCCTATATaacctcttcattatctagatagatttcctcctcttttttcttctccagatttgatattctcgtcgatggctactaGTTAGTtcagataggaatatcagtTCGTTAGTATCTACTAGCTACCGAGCCCGTGACGATGAGAGTGTTCTATTCTGCATAGTCTAGTTTGGACAATATATGAGGACCCCCAAAAAGACGAACCATGCTAAACAACACTCACATTATGATGCATGGGTCCGCGGGCAAGTCACCCAACTGAACCAGTTTGTTATACTCTCATCAAGCGGTTCTGAGGTCTCCACTACTGCTCTCAACTTGTTCACAACCTCGAGCTCTTTCTTGCGAAGGATGATCGTCTCTGAGGCAGCAACGGTCAACCTCTAACTCTTTTCACCATAAAAGTCCCATTTTTGCGTTCCTCAACTTTGTGACGGCCTCGTCACGTGGATCAACTATCAGGGTTGTTTCCTTTATTATTTATTACAGTGTCACCTCTGAATTGGAAGTTCCATTATCCTGGATGAGCTCAAACTTCAAACAGTGCCTATCAGCATCATGATAGCTACAGAAATGCCAGAGCCGATAATCTAATCAGAATAGGCCACTCACTAAACTCCCAATTCCCTATTCAGCAAGCCCTCAGACTTTGTATGGCTGCCATCTTCTGTGCCATCTGTAGCCCTTTCCTGTAGACCTATTCATGCCATTGCCAATGCGCATGTCCATGGCAAGTCTTTAGTCAACGGCGAAAAACTCAGCTcgtttttcttccctctctctGCCTTTTAGCTATCCTCGCATGCCGGACAGGTGCACGGAAATCCTTATTTGTCCAGTTCGGCATGGTGCTGGCTTCGGGTACGATTGGTACCACCAGCATACATGATAGTAAGCTCCTCACCTAGTATAATGTCGCGTATGGCGTGGAAAGTCTCTTTCTTGGCTGCTGACTTATATGCAACGTTTTATATGCGACGTGAACATTTGGGAGGCACGAGTGATTCATGCAAGAGCCAAACAAGAAAACGTTGCCAAACGTCTTCGCCGCATAGATGGCGAGCACCGTGCGGAATTTGCTGCCAGTTCTGTTCCATCTCAGCTCAGCAAAAACTTACATGCGTTGCATGCATACCCATGGAGCTGCAAATATAGATTTCGCTGTGATGACGGGAAGTTTTCGAAGGCTCGCACAATATCTTCCCCTCCCGCCCTTGACTTCAAGTAGTGTCAGTTCTGCAATGACATGAGAGCCACGAGGTATGTTGGCTTTTGCAAATACGCCCAGACCGTTCAGTGTTGATTCTTTGACTTCGATGAGATGACACACGTCTGGCGACCTTTTAGTTTCCACTGGGCATGTGTTGGCTTTAGCGTTCCTTCATGCATATCTATAGTTTTGTTTCTCAGT is from Aspergillus chevalieri M1 DNA, chromosome 8, nearly complete sequence and encodes:
- a CDS encoding nuclear transport factor 2 family protein (COG:S;~EggNog:ENOG410PNXY;~InterPro:IPR009783,IPR032710;~PFAM:PF07080); the protein is MASVKPPFTLESATLKVKAAQDLWNTQNPINVCKSYTADCIWRNRTCFFRGTEAIQTFLTAKWRREKSYRLRKELFAFTENRIAVQFWYEYQDAEDGYKWKRCYGMEDWTFDEEGKMQKRMMSGNDLLLGPNGDGSGRWFVDGADVNEVKISEDHW
- a CDS encoding FAD-dependent oxidoreductase (COG:C,H;~EggNog:ENOG410PUVM;~InterPro:IPR036188,IPR002938;~PFAM:PF00070;~TransMembrane:1 (o6-25i);~go_function: GO:0071949 - FAD binding [Evidence IEA]), giving the protein MTQPQLRVLIVGASIAAPTAAYWFAKAGAKVTVIERFPHLRTNGQNVDIRTAGVSVMRKMQGREKAVRAKTIPMEGISLIRDDGRSYGTIRATGNPDQQSLVSEYEILRGDLARFIFDMTNHENVNYVFGEQVVSIQQHEQEYGPVTVEFMNGLPTSQYDLVVACDGSASRTRAIGLGCGVRDHIEPVNL
- a CDS encoding uncharacterized protein (COG:C,H;~EggNog:ENOG410PUVM;~InterPro:IPR036188;~TransMembrane:1 (i119-137o)), encoding MWLSITRGVDWKWKQVVKDMFAANDFYGSEIVQVKTPTLSKRRFVLVGDAVYAPGPTGGGASLAMAGAYLLAGEIIKHNGYLAAGFRGFEQQVRPLINDLQKILPLVPTAFAPQTAWRIWLRTMIFFFSFICWSRILEFFQKVFQWLIRSH